The genomic segment TACGCTTCGCCAGAAGGATGGTGTCGCGGGCTATCTCAAGCGTTGTGAAAGCTCGTTTGATCACTTTGGTGCCGGTCATGCCTCCACCAGTATTTCTGCTGCCCTAGGTATGGCGATGGCCCGCGACGCCAAAGGAGAAACCTTCAAGGTTGTTGCTGTGATTGGAGACGGAGCGTTGACGGGCGGGATGGCTCTAGAAGCTATCAACCATGCGGGGCATTTGCCTAAAACCAGCTTGATGGTGGTTTTGAACGACAACGAAATGTCGATTTCTCCCAACGTGGGTGCGATTCCCCGCTACCTCAACCGGATGCGTCTCAGCCCGCCGGTGCAGTTTCTCTCAGAGAATCTAGAGGAGCAATTTAAGC from the Candidatus Obscuribacterales bacterium genome contains:
- a CDS encoding 1-deoxy-D-xylulose-5-phosphate synthase N-terminal domain-containing protein encodes the protein MHLSELTHPNQLHGLSIHQLNQIARQIREKHLETIAASGGHLGPGLGVVELTLGLYQTLDLDHDKVIWDVGHQAYPHKLITGRYGDFHTLRQKDGVAGYLKRCESSFDHFGAGHASTSISAALGMAMARDAKGETFKVVAVIGDGALTGGMALEAINHAGHLPKTSLMVVLNDNEMSISPNVGAIPRYLNRMRLSPPVQFLSENLEEQFK